In Halorhabdus rudnickae, the following proteins share a genomic window:
- a CDS encoding DUF7093 family protein, with the protein MGIKCSLFGHAYGETAVERDREEQGSEVVITIREVETCKRCGETRVISQNKEVTTIETPEEVSAAGNGGDGSDPSGGDEETNEAAGGPTTEASVGTEIVDAEAGGSVSPTESGESDNVTTGSDAGSVEDAGTGLDMASDEEIPPPSEDDGIILDDDDEPDREPGEWPEETGPSERGHGPESAGGTERIPDDDSGESTGEIVDDSARTGETAEGATTDEHSPVGRAEDSEVWSKADPDLDAERPDGTVTVPDGQFRCPECEFTTPVESSSLREGDFCPECHQGTLRHESG; encoded by the coding sequence ATGGGTATCAAGTGTTCGCTGTTCGGCCACGCGTACGGCGAGACGGCCGTCGAACGCGACCGCGAGGAACAGGGGAGCGAGGTCGTCATCACGATCCGTGAGGTCGAGACCTGCAAGCGCTGTGGAGAGACCCGCGTCATCTCCCAGAACAAGGAAGTGACGACCATCGAGACTCCCGAAGAGGTATCGGCCGCCGGGAATGGCGGGGATGGGAGTGATCCGTCAGGCGGGGACGAGGAGACGAACGAAGCCGCGGGCGGACCGACGACCGAGGCGTCAGTCGGCACCGAGATCGTCGACGCTGAAGCCGGGGGGTCGGTATCGCCGACCGAGTCGGGCGAATCCGACAACGTAACCACCGGCTCAGACGCCGGAAGCGTCGAGGATGCAGGAACGGGTCTCGACATGGCAAGCGATGAGGAGATCCCGCCCCCCTCCGAAGACGACGGCATCATTCTCGATGATGACGACGAGCCAGACCGTGAACCCGGCGAATGGCCCGAGGAGACGGGCCCATCCGAACGGGGGCACGGTCCGGAGTCGGCGGGCGGGACCGAACGGATTCCCGACGACGATTCGGGTGAATCAACCGGCGAGATAGTCGATGACTCTGCACGGACCGGGGAGACCGCTGAGGGAGCGACGACCGACGAACATTCCCCGGTAGGACGAGCCGAGGACTCGGAAGTCTGGTCGAAGGCCGATCCGGACCTGGACGCCGAACGGCCCGACGGTACGGTGACAGTGCCAGACGGGCAGTTCCGCTGTCCGGAGTGTGAGTTCACGACGCCGGTCGAGTCGTCGTCGCTTCGGGAGGGGGATTTTTGTCCGGAGTGTCACCAGGGAACGCTCCGCCACGAATCCGGGTGA
- a CDS encoding DUF6432 family protein: protein MQVKPEYRDRDEAEMAVLDALAERAEEGMTVFEIRSRADIDIDRLETALADLKAEDLIEVTEREERTIIRPDETVIGPETDDSPDSLVEQMRERFPF from the coding sequence ATGCAAGTCAAGCCGGAGTACCGCGATCGGGACGAAGCCGAGATGGCGGTGCTTGACGCCCTCGCGGAACGGGCCGAAGAGGGGATGACGGTCTTCGAGATCCGCTCGCGAGCCGACATCGACATCGACCGGCTAGAAACCGCACTGGCTGATCTCAAAGCCGAGGACCTCATCGAAGTCACAGAACGCGAGGAGCGGACGATCATCCGTCCCGACGAGACCGTGATCGGTCCGGAAACGGACGATAGCCCGGACTCACTGGTAGAGCAAATGCGCGAGAGGTTCCCGTTCTGA